Proteins encoded within one genomic window of Synechococcus sp. PCC 7335:
- a CDS encoding DUF1816 domain-containing protein produces MKNFFSGLFSFFSNPWWVKITTAEPNCVYYFGPFDDEAQATQAKPGYIEDLQKEGALQIQTSLHNIPEPAELTIEPENTASAVTMVPVGS; encoded by the coding sequence ATGAAAAACTTCTTTAGCGGTCTGTTTAGTTTCTTCTCTAATCCTTGGTGGGTAAAGATCACAACGGCAGAACCTAATTGTGTTTATTACTTCGGCCCATTTGATGATGAAGCGCAAGCTACTCAAGCTAAGCCGGGCTATATTGAAGATCTTCAAAAGGAAGGTGCTTTGCAAATTCAGACCAGCTTGCATAATATTCCAGAGCCTGCAGAGCTTACCATCGAACCAGAGAATACAGCTAGTGCGGTAACGATGGTTCCGGTAGGCAGTTAG